The stretch of DNA GTAACATGTGAGTCAACGCACATTCCGGCTTTATTCCGCCGAACTGGCCGACGCTGATATCGCCGTGACCCGCCCGCTGCTTCACGCGGCAAAAATGGACCAGCCCACTTCATGCACAGCCCCTGGTTCGAGCCGCACGAGGTCGGTGCCGGTGTTGAAGGCGCCCGGCGGGCAGGTCATCGGTTCCGCGGCCAAACCAAGCCGGCTGGGCAGCGGTGGCTCCCTGTCGTGCGTATAGAGCTGAAGCCAGGACAGGCCTTTGCCCCAGGACATCCCTACGCCCGTTCCGCCCGGGTCGCGGGCCAGCAGCCGGCCGCGGCCGCCGTCGAACGCGAGCCCGGTGAAAGCGTTGTCGATTTCAGTGCCGCCGATGGCGCGCGGACCACGGAAGTCATACTGGCTGCCGGCCACCGCCCTGGCGGCCAGGGGTTGGCGCCCGTCCGGCGTCATTTCCAGGAAGGAGCCCGCGCCGAACTCCAGGCTCCACTCGTCCAGCGGGGCGGGCCCGGCCAGCAGGTAGGGGTGGGGGCAGACACCATAGGGCGCGGTCCGCTCCCCGGTGTTGCACGCGCTCACCCTGGCGTGCAGGCCGTCCCCGTCCAGCGAGTACGTCACGGTGAGCGCCAGCCCGAACGGGTATCCCGGCGTCGGCCCGATCCTGCAAGAGAGGACCAAGATTGACTCCAATCGAGAGTCCAGCTGCCAGTCCAGCTCCGGGGTGAAGCCGTGCAGGGCGCAGTTCCGGTCCGGTTCGTTCACGGGCAGCTGGTAGTCAACCCCGTCAAACCTGTACCTGCCGTCGGGGATCCGGTTGGGCCAGGGCGCCACGATGACGCCGCGGAAGTCCTCATTAGGGCCTCCCGTCGGGAACGGAACAACAAGGTCCCGCCCCCGGTGCCGCAGCTCGCGCACCGCGGCGCCGCGGGCGGTGATGATGGCACTGTACTCCCCGTTCCGGATCCCATATTCGGGGCCGGTCACAGGCCGCCGGCCAGCTTGTAGTACGCGGCGTTCCAGGCGAGTTCCTTTTTGAACCCCTTGAGAGTGGTGCCCTCGTCGATGGTGAGCAGTTCGGTGCGGGCGATTTCCGCGAAGTCCTCGAACACGTCCATGCCGACGGCCGTGGTCAGGACGGTGTGGTGGGCGGCGCCGGCGGTGAGCCAGGCGGCAGCGGAGGTGCTGAAGTCGGGCTTGGGTGACCAGAGCGCACGTGCCACCGGCAGGTTGGGCAGCGGCTCGTCGAGGTCCACGACATCGACGGCGTTTGCCACCAAGCGGAAGCGGTCGCGCATGTCAGACAGGGCGACGACCACACCGGGGCCGGCGTCGGTGTCGAAGACCATCCGGACCGGGTCTTCCTTGCCCCCGATGCCCAGCGGGTGGATCTCCACGCGCGGCTTGCCGGCGGTCAGCGAGGGACAGACCTCGAGCATGTGCGCGCCGAGGATCTTTTCCTGACCCGGCACGAGGTGGTAGGTGTAGTCCTCCATCAGCGAGGCGCCGCCGGGGAGCCCGGCGCCCATGACCTTGGCCGCGCGGACCAGGATGGCGGTCTTCCAGTCCCCCTCGGCGCCGAAGCCGTAGCCGTCGGCCATGAGGCGCTGGACCGCCATGCCCGGCAGCTGGCGGAGGGTGCCGAGGTCCTCGAAGGAGGTGGTGAACGCGGCGGAGCCGTTGGCTTCCAGGAAGCTGCGCAGGCCCAGTTCAATCCGTGCGCTGTAGCGCAGCGACTCGTGGCGGTCTCCGCCGGCCTGCAGCTCGGCGGCGACGTCGTAGAGCCGTTCGTATTCCGCGACGAGGGAGTCGACGTCGGAATCGGGCGCGCCGTGCACGGCGGCGGCGAGTTCGTTCACGGACCAGGTGTTCACCGAGACGCCGAAGCGCAGTTCAGCCTCGGTCTTGTCACCTTCGGTGACGGCGACATTGCGCATGTTGTCGCCGAACCGTGTGAGCCTGAGGGTGCGGACGGCGGCCCAGCCTGCGGAGGCGCGC from Arthrobacter sp. B3I9 encodes:
- a CDS encoding aldose 1-epimerase family protein; this translates as MTGPEYGIRNGEYSAIITARGAAVRELRHRGRDLVVPFPTGGPNEDFRGVIVAPWPNRIPDGRYRFDGVDYQLPVNEPDRNCALHGFTPELDWQLDSRLESILVLSCRIGPTPGYPFGLALTVTYSLDGDGLHARVSACNTGERTAPYGVCPHPYLLAGPAPLDEWSLEFGAGSFLEMTPDGRQPLAARAVAGSQYDFRGPRAIGGTEIDNAFTGLAFDGGRGRLLARDPGGTGVGMSWGKGLSWLQLYTHDREPPLPSRLGLAAEPMTCPPGAFNTGTDLVRLEPGAVHEVGWSIFAA
- the araA gene encoding L-arabinose isomerase, which translates into the protein MTNANNTSLEKYEVWFLTGSQHLYGEDVLKQVAGQSQEIAAALNASAEVPVKLVWKPVLTDSDAIRRTALEANSNDAVIGVTAWMHTFSPAKMWIQGLDLLRKPLLHLHTQANVELPWADIDFDFMNLNQAAHGDREFGYIQSRLGIPRKTVVGHVSNPEVSRQVGSWQRASAGWAAVRTLRLTRFGDNMRNVAVTEGDKTEAELRFGVSVNTWSVNELAAAVHGAPDSDVDSLVAEYERLYDVAAELQAGGDRHESLRYSARIELGLRSFLEANGSAAFTTSFEDLGTLRQLPGMAVQRLMADGYGFGAEGDWKTAILVRAAKVMGAGLPGGASLMEDYTYHLVPGQEKILGAHMLEVCPSLTAGKPRVEIHPLGIGGKEDPVRMVFDTDAGPGVVVALSDMRDRFRLVANAVDVVDLDEPLPNLPVARALWSPKPDFSTSAAAWLTAGAAHHTVLTTAVGMDVFEDFAEIARTELLTIDEGTTLKGFKKELAWNAAYYKLAGGL